A DNA window from Microcystis aeruginosa NIES-843 contains the following coding sequences:
- a CDS encoding DUF4214 domain-containing protein gives MTVDQNSIVGLYVIYFNRSPDPQGLTFWQSQDVTIEEMAAQFGASPEAKSLYPFLASPTLGDPVAFINEIYQNAFGRDADDAGLEYWSGVLEQDSSPEAVAEFVLAVAQGAQGTDRVALQNRADIALQFTQEALNAGIPFTASLFATSSQIIDTVTFTDESVADAEDAIEQAIIDIIGGGTGTTFTLLEQGAVLTAAASTHVSPADKFLSTANDQINGTVFLDGSVIQDPSTSDNDVLTATILPDVFDFQTIPFISKIEDIKLTGSPGGVVDIANITDVKTLEFVTGNITVLTSEKHPLNLAEGYAGTLTVLQTNKNSQTTINLNGTVAGTRIVDGLVDNLIIKDTRFQNNASQINIVVKADSVLKASDTTTNPTIRDTQTGENTNFVISGDKNLTIDGAVQMARGNSTAQLDATALTGKLTLNLANILSTEVDPFSVKQIVGGKSDDSFTLTAITNQLVGVAINGSDGEDTITASLGDETSILALNRVTNVETVIVKQTSFVNTVLNPNDSFVASGKSATVDASSFTVSKLTYDGSLETNGTLNIIGGALKDTLEGGAKNDTLTGGASADTLTGGPGTGNDTFVYKSIADSNFDSTIAFDTITDFQVAGDVLNLKAVGFTSTQFLGTFEAKQDTLLDAAKAVSFNIGKNALAAFTYTGAEDLFKDNTFVLGTNNSAIDVVDAGDLFIQLTDDLTLTSVNFA, from the coding sequence ATGACTGTAGATCAAAATTCGATCGTCGGCTTGTACGTCATCTACTTTAACCGCTCCCCTGATCCACAGGGCCTAACCTTTTGGCAGAGCCAAGATGTAACCATAGAGGAGATGGCCGCCCAGTTCGGTGCCTCCCCAGAGGCTAAATCCCTTTACCCCTTCTTGGCATCTCCCACCCTAGGCGACCCCGTAGCATTTATTAATGAAATCTATCAGAATGCCTTTGGTCGTGATGCGGACGACGCTGGACTAGAGTACTGGTCAGGTGTTCTCGAACAGGATAGCTCTCCTGAGGCTGTGGCGGAATTTGTCCTCGCAGTGGCTCAAGGAGCGCAAGGAACCGACAGGGTCGCTCTCCAAAACCGTGCCGATATAGCCCTGCAATTTACCCAAGAAGCACTTAATGCGGGCATTCCTTTCACTGCTTCCCTATTTGCCACCTCATCGCAAATCATCGACACGGTGACTTTCACCGACGAAAGCGTTGCCGATGCTGAAGATGCCATCGAGCAGGCGATCATTGATATTATCGGTGGTGGCACGGGTACTACCTTCACCCTGTTAGAACAAGGAGCCGTTTTAACAGCCGCCGCTTCCACCCATGTTTCCCCTGCCGATAAGTTTCTCTCCACCGCTAACGATCAGATCAACGGTACAGTTTTCTTGGATGGCAGCGTTATCCAAGACCCCAGTACCTCCGATAATGATGTCTTAACGGCGACCATCCTGCCCGATGTCTTTGATTTCCAAACCATCCCCTTTATCAGTAAGATCGAGGACATCAAACTCACGGGTTCCCCCGGTGGTGTTGTTGATATCGCTAACATCACTGATGTCAAGACTCTAGAATTTGTCACGGGTAACATAACAGTTCTCACTTCTGAAAAGCACCCCCTTAATCTAGCGGAAGGCTACGCTGGGACCCTGACGGTACTACAGACGAATAAAAACAGCCAAACTACCATTAACCTAAACGGTACGGTAGCAGGGACGAGAATTGTCGATGGGCTAGTGGATAATCTAATTATTAAAGACACTCGTTTCCAGAACAACGCCAGTCAGATCAACATCGTGGTTAAGGCCGATAGCGTCCTCAAAGCGAGTGATACCACCACCAATCCGACCATACGCGATACGCAGACTGGTGAAAATACTAATTTCGTCATCAGTGGTGACAAGAACCTCACCATTGATGGTGCTGTTCAGATGGCTCGCGGAAACTCCACCGCTCAATTGGATGCCACTGCTTTGACCGGTAAGCTGACCCTCAATCTGGCCAACATTCTTTCTACAGAAGTTGATCCATTTAGTGTCAAACAGATTGTCGGTGGTAAGTCCGATGACTCCTTCACCTTGACGGCAATTACCAACCAATTGGTCGGTGTCGCCATCAACGGCAGTGACGGTGAGGATACCATAACCGCCAGCCTTGGAGACGAGACAAGTATTCTCGCCCTAAATCGAGTCACGAATGTGGAGACGGTTATCGTCAAGCAAACGTCCTTTGTTAATACGGTTCTTAACCCCAATGACTCCTTCGTTGCCAGTGGCAAGTCTGCCACCGTTGATGCCTCCTCTTTCACGGTTTCAAAACTTACATACGATGGCAGCTTGGAAACCAATGGTACCTTGAATATCATCGGTGGAGCTTTAAAAGACACCTTGGAAGGTGGCGCCAAGAATGACACCCTGACTGGTGGCGCTTCTGCTGACACCTTAACTGGTGGTCCTGGCACTGGCAATGATACCTTCGTGTATAAGAGTATTGCTGACTCGAACTTCGACAGTACCATTGCCTTCGATACCATTACCGATTTTCAGGTGGCGGGTGATGTCCTCAACCTGAAGGCAGTTGGCTTTACTTCTACCCAGTTCTTGGGTACTTTCGAAGCTAAACAGGACACTTTACTAGATGCCGCCAAAGCGGTTTCGTTTAATATTGGCAAAAACGCACTGGCTGCGTTTACCTACACTGGGGCAGAGGATCTCTTCAAAGATAACACCTTCGTTCTGGGA